In Nicotiana tabacum cultivar K326 chromosome 19, ASM71507v2, whole genome shotgun sequence, one DNA window encodes the following:
- the LOC107761668 gene encoding transcription factor bHLH14 isoform X2 — protein sequence MDGLFPLISCLLVLTPSQLLGFHYYYYSINYTVLSSCCFLFSSTYIKFMGSSSPMVDSSLPQGDNQLPLGLQHMLQYVIKSQPDWWAYAIFWQTSTDDEGKPFLAWGDGYFQGAKGGAAVNNKGSSSDAAQSERKKVIRGIQALIDGDNNNLMDDGAAQFQVYSCERAKEAQIHGIQTLLCIPTSNGVLELGSAHLIKENFDLVQQVKSLFLSCPPIHFLEKSICFADIGLVTGLQQDNEDKLEKQQLDSDKKAVAKKRGRKPKGGDNNINMAALNHVEAERQRREKLNHRFYALRSAVPNVSRMDKASLLSDAVSYINQLKAKVDELELQLIDHSSSSNKKQKSNESGENQSTNTSVDQELRPNSSLEVEVKIVGPDAMIRVQSENVNYPSAKLMSALRHLQLQVHHASISSVNNLMLHDVVVKVPQGLRTEDGLRTALITTLESNS from the exons ATGGATGGCCTTTTTCCACTAATCAGTTGCCTCCTCGTCCTTACTCCTTCTCAACTGCTTGGGTTTCATTACTACTATTACTCCATTAATTATACAGTACTAAGTAGTTGTtgtttcttattttcatcaacaTACATCAAATTCATGGGTTCCTCATCTCCCATGGTGGATTCATCACTACCTCAAGGTGACAACCAGTTGCCTTTGGGACTTCAACATATGCTTCAGTATGTTATCAAAAGCCAGCCAGATTGGTGGGCTTACGCCATTTTTTGGCAAACCTCAACTGACGACGAGGGAAAGCCCTTTTTAGCTTGGGGAGATGGCTATTTTCAAGGGGCAAAAGGAGGTGCAGCTGTTAACAACAAAGGCAGCAGTTCAGACGCGGCCCAATCGGAGAGAAAAAAAGTAATCAGAGGAATTCAAGCTCTAATTGATGGAGATAATAATAATCTAATGGACGATG GTGCTGCTCAATTTCAGGTTTACAGCTGCGAAAGGGCTAAAGAAGCTCAGATCCATGGAATTCAGACTCTGCTTTGTATTCCAACTTCAAACGGCGTGCTCGAACTGGGCTCGGCCCACTTAATCAAAGAGAATTTTGACTTAGTTCAACAGGTCAAGTCCCTGTTCCTCTCTTGTCCGCCCATTCACTTTCTCGAGAAATCAATTTGTTTTGCTGATATAGGTCTTGTCACCGGCTTGCAACAAGATAACGAAGACAAATTAGAAAAGCAGCAGCTGGATTCAGATAAAAAGGCAGTAGCAAAGAAAAGAGGGAGAAAGCCCAAAGGCGGAGACAATAATATAAATATGGCGGCGTTGAACCACGTAGAGGCGGAGAGACAGAGAAGGGAAAAGCTGAACCACCGATTCTACGCGCTACGCTCTGCTGTACCAAACGTTTCCAGAATGGACAAAGCTTCACTGCTATCAGACGCGGTGTCATACATCAACCAACTCAAAGCCAAAGTGGATGAGTTGGAGTTGCAGTTAATTGAtcatagcagcagcagcaataagAAACAGAAAAGTAATGAATCAGGTGAGAACCAGAGCACCAACACTTCAGTGGACCAAGAATTAAGACCTAATTCATCTTTAGAGGTTGAAGTAAAGATAGTGGGACCAGATGCTATGATCAGAGTTCAATCAGAGAACGTTAATTATCCATCAGCAAAACTCATGAGTGCGCTTCGACATCTACAACTGCAAGTCCACCATGCCAGCATTTCAAGTGTCAATAATCTCATGCTTCATGATGTTGTGGTTAAAGTTCCTCAGGGATTAAGAACTGAAGATGGATTAAGGACTGCTCTTATTACAACATTAGAGAGCAATAGCTAG
- the LOC107761668 gene encoding transcription factor bHLH14 isoform X1: MDGLFPLISCLLVLTPSQLLGFHYYYYSINYTVLSSCCFLFSSTYIKFMGSSSPMVDSSLPQGDNQLPLGLQHMLQYVIKSQPDWWAYAIFWQTSTDDEGKPFLAWGDGYFQGAKGGAAVNNKGSSSDAAQSERKKVIRGIQALIDGDNNNLMDDGNVTDIEWFYVMSLARSFSVDNGSVPGKAFSSGNFVWFTGAAQFQVYSCERAKEAQIHGIQTLLCIPTSNGVLELGSAHLIKENFDLVQQVKSLFLSCPPIHFLEKSICFADIGLVTGLQQDNEDKLEKQQLDSDKKAVAKKRGRKPKGGDNNINMAALNHVEAERQRREKLNHRFYALRSAVPNVSRMDKASLLSDAVSYINQLKAKVDELELQLIDHSSSSNKKQKSNESGENQSTNTSVDQELRPNSSLEVEVKIVGPDAMIRVQSENVNYPSAKLMSALRHLQLQVHHASISSVNNLMLHDVVVKVPQGLRTEDGLRTALITTLESNS, encoded by the coding sequence ATGGATGGCCTTTTTCCACTAATCAGTTGCCTCCTCGTCCTTACTCCTTCTCAACTGCTTGGGTTTCATTACTACTATTACTCCATTAATTATACAGTACTAAGTAGTTGTtgtttcttattttcatcaacaTACATCAAATTCATGGGTTCCTCATCTCCCATGGTGGATTCATCACTACCTCAAGGTGACAACCAGTTGCCTTTGGGACTTCAACATATGCTTCAGTATGTTATCAAAAGCCAGCCAGATTGGTGGGCTTACGCCATTTTTTGGCAAACCTCAACTGACGACGAGGGAAAGCCCTTTTTAGCTTGGGGAGATGGCTATTTTCAAGGGGCAAAAGGAGGTGCAGCTGTTAACAACAAAGGCAGCAGTTCAGACGCGGCCCAATCGGAGAGAAAAAAAGTAATCAGAGGAATTCAAGCTCTAATTGATGGAGATAATAATAATCTAATGGACGATGGTAATGTAACCGACATCGAATGGTTCTACGTGATGTCGTTGGCTCGTTCTTTCTCTGTGGACAACGGATCAGTTCCTGGTAAAGCTTTTAGTAGTGGTAATTTTGTGTGGTTTACAGGTGCTGCTCAATTTCAGGTTTACAGCTGCGAAAGGGCTAAAGAAGCTCAGATCCATGGAATTCAGACTCTGCTTTGTATTCCAACTTCAAACGGCGTGCTCGAACTGGGCTCGGCCCACTTAATCAAAGAGAATTTTGACTTAGTTCAACAGGTCAAGTCCCTGTTCCTCTCTTGTCCGCCCATTCACTTTCTCGAGAAATCAATTTGTTTTGCTGATATAGGTCTTGTCACCGGCTTGCAACAAGATAACGAAGACAAATTAGAAAAGCAGCAGCTGGATTCAGATAAAAAGGCAGTAGCAAAGAAAAGAGGGAGAAAGCCCAAAGGCGGAGACAATAATATAAATATGGCGGCGTTGAACCACGTAGAGGCGGAGAGACAGAGAAGGGAAAAGCTGAACCACCGATTCTACGCGCTACGCTCTGCTGTACCAAACGTTTCCAGAATGGACAAAGCTTCACTGCTATCAGACGCGGTGTCATACATCAACCAACTCAAAGCCAAAGTGGATGAGTTGGAGTTGCAGTTAATTGAtcatagcagcagcagcaataagAAACAGAAAAGTAATGAATCAGGTGAGAACCAGAGCACCAACACTTCAGTGGACCAAGAATTAAGACCTAATTCATCTTTAGAGGTTGAAGTAAAGATAGTGGGACCAGATGCTATGATCAGAGTTCAATCAGAGAACGTTAATTATCCATCAGCAAAACTCATGAGTGCGCTTCGACATCTACAACTGCAAGTCCACCATGCCAGCATTTCAAGTGTCAATAATCTCATGCTTCATGATGTTGTGGTTAAAGTTCCTCAGGGATTAAGAACTGAAGATGGATTAAGGACTGCTCTTATTACAACATTAGAGAGCAATAGCTAG
- the LOC107761669 gene encoding uncharacterized protein LOC107761669, which yields MKQEPRSPPLPHHFRYSKRISSAVKPVVYFICLLLAYSLGYLSSYTRNNYTHNKPPAHVNAVVSYVNTAISSGTEGDHNNFGAVCGEAVPSQNIRHTILERVFKGISPWQNFPPPRVDNLLRKKWVKGWGSKGAVFENLIRKVRPKTIIEVGTFLGASALHMVELTRRLGLNNTQVVCIDDFRGWPGFSDHQKFKDMKMVNGDVLLMYQFMQNVVNGNATESVVYMPFSSGSALEKLCEWGVFGELIEVDAGHDFHSAWSDINRAFKLLKPGSAGGVLFGHDYFTAADNRGVRRAVNLFASVHNLTVQVDGQHWVIHITNPSFSY from the coding sequence ATGAAACAAGAACCACGATCCCCACCTCTGCCGCACCACTTTCGCTACTCAAAGAGAATTTCATCTGCCGTTAAACCTGTTGTTTACTTCATCTGTCTCCTCTTGGCCTACTCGCTGGGTTATCTATCTAGCTACACACGCAATAATTATACTCATAACAAACCACCCGCGCATGTTAACGCTGTCGTCAGCTATGTAAACACAGCAATTAGCAGCGGAACAGAAGGCGACCACAACAATTTCGGGGCGGTGTGTGGTGAGGCGGTTCCTTCACAAAACATCCGCCACACAATTCTAGAGCGTGTCTTCAAGGGGATATCGCCGTGGCAGAATTTCCCGCCGCCACGCGTGGACAATCTCCTCCGAAAAAAGTGGGTCAAAGGTTGGGGTTCAAAAGGGGCGGTATTCGAGAATCTCATACGCAAGGTGAGACCCAAGACCATAATAGAAGTAGGCACGTTTTTGGGTGCATCGGCGCTTCATATGGTTGAGCTGACCCGTCGACTGGGTCTAAACAACACTCAGGTCGTGTGCATAGACGACTTTCGAGGCTGGCCAGGTTTTTCAGATCATCAAAAGTTCAAGGATATGAAGATGGTGAACGGCGACGTTTTGCTGATGTATCAGTTCATGCAAAACGTGGTGAACGGGAACGCGACGGAGTCAGTGGTTTACATGCCTTTTTCAAGCGGGTCAGCACTGGAGAAACTGTGTGAATGGGGTGTGTTTGGTGAGTTGATTGAGGTTGATGCCGGACATGATTTTCACTCGGCTTGGTCTGATATAAACCGGGCTTTTAAGCTTTTGAAGCCCGGTAGTGCCGGTGGTGTCCTTTTTGGACATGACTATTTCACCGCAGCTGATAATAGAGGAGTAAGAAGGGCTGTTAATTTGTTTGCCAGCGTTCATAATCTCACTGTCCAAGTCGATGGTCAGCACTGGGTTATCCATATTACCAATCCATCATTCTCATACTGA